The following nucleotide sequence is from Nitratidesulfovibrio termitidis HI1.
CCGCCGGGCGGAAGATACCCTGCGCGAACGCGAGATGTTCCTGCTGGAAACCCAGCGCATTGCCCGCGTGGGCGGGTGGAAAGCGGGCACCCGGTCCGACACGCTGGTCTGGACCGACGAGATAAACCGCATCCTTGAAGTACCGCCGGACTACAAACCGGGTCTTGCCGAGGGCATCTGGTTCTTCGCGCCGGAATACCGGCCCAAGGTGTGGGAAATGCTGCAAACCGTGGCCCGCGACGGCACCCCCGTGGACCTGGAATGCGAGGTCATCACCAGCCGGGGCACCCGCAAGTGGACCCACCTGCGCGCAGTGGGACGCGTCGAGGAGCGCGGGGAACAGCTCATCCTCGGCACGTTCCAGGACATCACCGCGCGCAAGACGGCGGAGATCGAACTGCTCAACGCCAAGCTGCGGGCAGAGGCAGCCAGCAAGGCCAAAAGCGAATTCCTGGCCAACATGAGCCACGAGATACGCACCCCGCTCAACGGCATTCTGGGCATGCTCCAGCTCATGCATACCACCCGGCTTGATACCGAACAGAAAGACTACGCGGACATCGCCATCCAGTCCGGCAGGCGGCTGGCGCGGCTGCTTTCCGACATGCTGGACCTGTCGCGCATCGAATCGGGCAAGCTGGAAATCCGCCACGTTCCCTTCCAGCTTGCGGCATCGGTGCAGCAGGTGGTGGAACTGTTCCTGCCCATCTCGCTGCAAACGGGGATACAGCTCGACGTGCGCATGGACCCGTCCATCCCCGAAACGTTGCGGGGCGACATCGTGCGGGTGCAACAGGTGCTTACCAACCTGCTGGGCAACTCCTTCAAGTTCACCAGAAGCGGCGGCATCACGCTGGCGACCCACCGCCTGCCCCCGCTGGCCGGCCCCACATGCCGGGTGCTGTTCACCATTTCGGACACGGGGTGCGGCATACCGGAGGACAAGCTGGGCGAACTGTTCGAGCCGTTCACCCAGGTCAGCAACGGGATGCGCCGCTCGCATCAGGGCGCCGGGCTGGGGCTTTCCATCTGCAAGCGGCTGGCGCACCTGATGGGCGGTGAAATCACCATCGAGAGCGAGGAAGGCGCGGGCACCACGGCATGCGTCAGCCTGCCCTTCACCGTGGTGTCCGACCACGGCGAGGAAAAGGATGTGCCGGGCACGCCGGATGCACCGGCGGAACCGGGAACGCCAGAGGCTTCGGATGCACCAGAGGCATCGGGCGCGCCGGATGCATCGGGCACGCCGGATTGGTCGAATGCAACATGCGCGACGGGTACGCCGGACATGGCGCCCGGCATCGTGCCGGACACGCCCCCTCCCTGCCGGATCCTGCTGGTGGAAGACGACCCGGTAACCCAGATGGCCGTGCGGCGGATGCTGGAAAAGGCGGGGCACACCGTCACCGTGGCGGGCGACGGGCACGCTGGCCTGCACGCGCTGGCCAGCGGCTCGTTCGACATGGTGCTCATGGACATCCAGATGCCCGCCATGGACGGCATGGAGGCTGTGCACCGCATCCGCAAGGGCGAGGCCGGGCCGGACAGGGCGGGCATTCCGGTCGTGGCCCTGACCGCCTACGCCATGGAGGGCGACCGGGAACGGTTTCTGAATGCAGGCATGAACGCCTACATCGCGAAACCCGCCGACATGGCCACGCTGAACGCCGCCATTGGCTGCTGGTGCGGGCAGGGGCTGGCCACACGGCAAGGGTAGTCGCGCGGCAAGGAGGTGCGGGAGTGCTGCGCCGGACACGGCACCGGGCGAAAGGCCACAGGAGATGCCGGAACACACCCCCGGAAAGCGCGCCGCCCGGCAAATCGGGTGACAGGCCGGGCGCGACGTCTGGCATGATGGGCCATGATGGGGATGATGGGGATGCCGGGGATGACGGGGATGACGGGGCATGATGCGGGGCGAGCGTGCTCGCGAACGGGTGGCGGCTTCAGTCCGTCAAGTCCGTCAAGTCCGTCAGGGCCTGCGCCGGGGCAAAGGGCAGGTAGTCCCCCGGCATGTCGTCCTTCAGGTTCACGCCGGTCAGCCCGGCGGCAAAGGCCCCCTGCACCAGATAGCACAGCTTGCGCACGCCCTCTTCCATGGCAAGGCCGCCGGGGCGCACGTTGGAGATGCAGTTGCGGGCCTCGTCCGTACAGCCGGGGGCGGGCGAATGGGTCAGGTAGACACCCAGCGAATTGGGCGAACTGAGACCGGGCCGCTCGCCTATCAGCATCACCACAAGCCGCGCGCCCAGCAGATGGGCCACCTCGTCGGCCACGGCCACGCGGCCATGGTCCACCAGCGCCACGGGCGTGGTGGTGTACCCTGAGGAGCGGGCCTGTTCCAGAAACCGCAGGGCGAAGGGCGCGGCGTTCTCGTGCACGGCGCGGGCGGAAAGCCCGCTGCTGATGACCACGCAGATGTCCGCCCCTTTCGCGCCCTTTGCGCCCTTTGCGCCAGACGTCGTGGCATCCGCAGCCTCGCGCAGGGCTTCCCGCGAATCGTCCGAAAGCTGGCGTCCCTTGTCGGGCCGGGCCAGAAATTCCGCAGTGTCCGTCGCCGCGCTGTGCAGCTCCAGACACTGCACGCCGCCCTGTTCCAGGGCCGCGCGTACCCCCGCCATGTCGAAGGGGGTCAGCACCGTGTAATGCCCCCCTTAAATCAAGCGGCCTTTAAGGGAGAATTCCGCCAGGTTTTGTTTGCCTGCTGATGGACGCCTTGCGGAGTCTTCCAGCCAAGCGCCGAATGCAGGTATGTGGTGTTGAAGTTTTCTATCCAGTCAGAGAGGGCGCGGTCGAGGTGTTCCAGGCTACGCCATTCGTGCAGCCAGAAGAGCTCTTCCTTGATCGTACGCATTGTCCGCTCGGTATCCGCGTTCCCTTTGGGATTGTTGTAGCTGGTAAACGCCTGCGTGATGCCGAGAGTCGCGCAGTCGCGCATAAAAGCCGTTCCTGTCGGTTGGCAGCCGTTGTCGCTCATCAGGCTCAGGCCGTGCCCCCGGACGCCTCCGGGAAAGTGCGTCTGGATAGCCGTATCCAGAGCTCGCAGCCACTCATGGCTCCGGCTCCGGTAGTCGGCATGGTGGCCCACGATCTTCTTGGAAAACCAGTCCACCACCAGCACGATATACACCCAGCCGCCTTCCGTCATGACCTTGGTCATGTCGATGCCCCACCACTGACACGGGCGGACGGGGCGCGGCTTGCTTCCGGAAGGGGTGCGCTTTGCCCGCAAGGCTGCGCGCTTCACCCCAAGGCCATGCAGACGCATCAGGCGTGCCACTCGTTTGACGTTGATGATCAGGCCGTTTTTATACCGAAGGGTGGCCCATACGCGGCGATAGCCCCAAAAGGGATGTTCCATTTTCAGGGACTCGATCAACGGCAAGAGTTCGGCATCGCGCTGAAGCTGGGCCTGGCCGGATCGGCGCTTGCCGCTTACCAGTCGTTTTTTTTTAACTCCAGCGTCAGTTCGCCAACGGCTTGCTTGAGTTTTTGGTTCTCTGTCGCAAGGCGTTCTTCTCGTCGGTTAGTGGCGCCCACCTCAAAAGCCAGGGCGGCATTGGCCAACAACGTGTCGCGCCAGCGGTAATACATACCCTGAGTGATTTGATACTCACTGCAAATGCTTGCCACAGAGCGACCCTGCAATCCCTCAAGCACAATGCGGGCCTTGCTTTTGCTGTCCCAGACTCGGCGTTTCATGCTTCCTCCAAGGATGGAAGAAAACTACCTTAACAGAGCCACCTTGTTAATGGGGGGCAGTATACGGGCACTGCCGTGGAACCGCCCACAACCTTGTCTGGAACCTACCCTTCACGACGGAGTTGCAGCCACTGGTGCCCCTTGTCCGTCAGTCGATACCGCTGCAAGCGGCTATTGGGCTTTTCGGGAACTGTCATCTCGATGAACCCATTCGCCAGGGCTGGCTTGAGATAGCGCTCCCGGAAAGACTTGCGGTCTTGCAGACCAAGTGCATCCTGCAACGCCTCACGGGGCATTTCGCCATGTATGGCCTGCAATAGCTGCCCGACTTGGGGGGTGACTTGGGGGGCGACCTGGGGGGCATCTGGAGCAACGGACGCGATCACGGCATCGAAAATCATCGAGAGCATGAACTCGATGAAGGGGGCACTGTCCGTCTGCCGCGTGCTTTCCTGCAACACCTCATAGTATTCGGACTGGTGCGCGAAGATCAGGTTCTCCACCGGGAGATCGGCGAACAGCCCGTTCCAACGGGCCAGAATGAGGCTCTGCCACAACCGCCCCATGCGGCCATTCCCGTCGGCGAAGGGATGAATGAATTCGAATTCGTAGTGGAACACGGAACTTGCAACCAACGGGTGGGCATCGCTGGTCGCCAACCAGTGAAACAGATCGCCCATAAGCACTGGCAACCGGTCCGCCGGGGGTGCCAGGTGGATAACGTGGGAGCCTTCCAACACGCCGACGCCACCCCGGCGATAGCTGCCTGCCTCGTCGATCAGGCCGGACATCAGGATGCCGTGCGCTTCCAGCAGATCCTTTTCGACGACAGGGTTCCAGTCATCGAAGCGCTCGTACGCGGCAAGGGCATTACGCACCTCCTGAACTTCACGGGGAGGCGCGATGACCCGTTTCCCGTCGAGGATGGCGGTGATCTGCGCTTCGCTGAGTTGGTTGCCTTCTATGGCGAGCGACCCGCGTATGGTGCGAATACGGTTGATACGCCGCAACCGGAGTGACGCCGCCTGTTCGCGGAGAATGGTCAACCGCCCCACGGCTTCGCTGATCCGGCCGACAAGGGTGACGATGGCTGGGGTGATGGAGAAAGGCGGCTGGTACTGCTGGCTCATGAAGCGCCCCTTCGGCATGTCTGGCGTGCCAATACCTTGCTACCATAGCTGAATTAAAGGGGAAATGCCAATCCGCATTATCCCTTGAAACCACGCTCCCTTTGTTCGCACCTTTTCCACCCAAGGGGAACTGCGCAATACCGCGCACCCCGCCCCAACAAAAACCGTTCATACCCATCAAGCGGAAGGAACGGCGGGTGAAATCAGCCCATGTCGACCCAAAGCAAAAGGCGCGGAACCAAGCCCCGCGCCCTCTGCTTTCACCTGGACTGCCACCAGGGTATTCCTTATAGGGGGGCAGGACAGTTGAGAAATGGCGCAGGGCCTGGATCGAATCGGAAGGATGCAGGAAGAATGTAGGAACGACGCGGGAAGGCGGGCGATGCAGCCGTGCGGATGCCGTCACGCGATGAGTTGAGAACGACGCGCCGTTTGCCGTGGTGATTACCACGAAACTTGAGAAACGAAAGCCCCGGAGTTTGCGCCAAAAGCAGCGCAAATTTCCGGGGCGTTTTTGCGTTCAACGCACGGATGCGGCGGCGGTGGTCAGCCCAGTTCGCGGCCCACCCAGACGGCCCGCCCGATGATGCGCACGCCGTCCGCGAGGTCGCCGCGCGCGTCGATTTCAAGCGGCGCGTAGCTGGCGTTGTAGCTCGTCAGCACGAGCTTTCCGGGCGAGGCGTTGACCACCTTCAGGTAGACCAGTTCCTCGACGCCGACGGCGTAGACCTTGCCCGGACGCGGATCGCGCTGGCTCTGGTCGACCAGCACCACGTCGCCGTTGAGCACGTAAGGCTCCATGCTGTCGCCATCGACGCGCATGAGCACCATGCTCGACGGCGAGCCCTTGCGCAGCAGGAAGTCGGTGCGGAAGGCGTAGCGCCGTTCCACATCGGCCCCCACCTCGAAGCTGCCGTTACCGGCGGAAAGCCGCGCCTCCACCATGGGCACCATGACCAGCTCGCAGTCCGCGCAGGTCACAGTTTCCGGGCCGAACGCCGACTTGCCCGCAGGCGCGGCCTGGGCCTGTTCCTCCACGCGCATGGGGCCGCGCCCGAAGAACAGCCAGTCGCTGCTGGTGCCGGTTCTTTCAGCGTAAGACTGAACCCACGCCGGAGGCACTTCCCCGCGCTTGCGCGCCCCGTTCACCGACTGGGGCGTGATGCCCAGTGCGCGGGCCAATTCGGAATCATTTCTGACCCCTGCTGCCTTCATGAGCCGCTCGAATATGGCCTCGAACGATTTCGCGGTCTGCATGGCGAACTCCGAATGGAACTGCGAAACGCCGCGCGAACCGCTCCTCGTTTAAATCCGAGGCCTTACACCAAAGACGTAAAATTTAAACTCCGAAGTGAATTTCGGGTTGAAATTTTAAATCTAAAGCTGTAAATCAGGTTTGCGGGCGGTTGTGATTACTATCCAGCGCGCAACCTATCCCGCCTGTTTACCACGGTCAACGGCAGTAGACTGATATCGTTCGGACGCTATCACCCCCTGCCGGACCAGAACGCGGACGGCGATATGCGGCAGCTCACCCTTTTCGACGACAGCACTCCCAATCTTTCCGGCGTGATCCCCGCCGTGCGTGCGGCCATGAACCGCGCCGCCGGTGAAAGCGCGGAAGGCCGGAAGCTGCTCGTCGACCGCATCAACGCCATCGCCAGATCTCACAACCTCAGGCTTACGCGGGGCAACGCCAGGGTCATTTCCAAAGACCTGCTCGACAAGTGGCTGGCCCCGCACGACCGCGACCACACGCCTTCGCTTCTGGCGATGGTGGTCTTCTGCCACGCCACCGGCGACTTCGGTCCGCTGGAAGCCATCCTGCGCACCTTCGGGCTGGGCATCCTCACGCCCGAAATTCTGCGCGACGCACACTTCGGACGGGCCGTGAAGGAAGAGAAACTGGCGCGCAAGCGCCGGAGACAACTGGAGGAAACCCTATGATGACCAGAGCCGATTGCGGCCACCGACGCGGTGACGCTTCCGATTTCATCAGGCGCGAACTGCGGCGGCGCAACCATACCATGCGCAGCCTTGCCGCCCTTATCGGCCTGTCTGGCGAAGCCGTGGCCAAGACCGTGCGCGGCGAACTGCACAGCCCCCGCGTGCTCGACGCGCTGCGCGACCTTGGCGTGCCGGAAAAATACCTGTTCGACCCGCGCAAGCTGGCCCAGCCGCAACCCCTGACCCAACCCGAACGGCAGGACGCCGCGTAGCGCCCCCCGCACCAGCAGGGCCGAACCATGAAGACCTTCAAGGACGCATACACCGCAGGCGAACTGGCCGCCGCGCTCGGGGTCACCGACCGCGCCGTCCAGATGCGCGCCCGGCGCGAAGGCTGGCAGGCCCGGCGCAGGCCGGGGCGTGGCGGCGGCAACGAATGGCTGGTCGTCTCCATGCCGGAAGGCACGGCGCTGGCCGTGCGCATGGCGGAAGAACGCACCGCCGTGGCGGCTGCGGCGTCGGACCATCCGGCCATCACCTCCGCCCCTTCCACAACCTCACCCGGCGCACCCACCCCGCTCGACCCCAAGCGCCGCGCCCTTGCCCTTGCCCGGCTGGACCTCGTGCGCCTGTATCTCGACTGGCTGCGCAGGCACGGCAAGTCCGTGCAGAGCCGGGCGGACTTCCTTGCCGCGTACGACGGCGGCGCGTGGCCGCAGCTGCTGGCCACGGTGGGGCCGGTCAGCTGGAAGACGCTGGAACGCTGGAAGGTGCAGCAGCGCCGCGCGGGCGACCTGATGGCCATTGCGGACAAGCGCGGCCTTGCCCACCGGGGCAAGTCGCTGCTTACCGAGCGGCACCGCCAGATCATCCTCGGCAAGGCGCTGCACATCAACAACCCGGCCATCAGCTACGTCTGCAATCAGGTAACCGGGCTCTGCAAGGCCGAAGGGCTGCACGTGCCGTCCGACGCCACCATCCGGCGCTTCCTGAACCAGTACATGGGCGACTGTTACGCGGAATGGACCTTCATCCGCGAGGGCAAGAAGGCGTGGAACGACAAGGCCGCCATCTGGTTCGAGCGCAACTGGGGGCTGGTGGAGGTGGGCGACATCCTCATCGCCGACGGCCACACCCTGAACTTCGAGACGACCAACCCGGACACGGGCAAGCCCTGCCGCATGACCATGGTGTTGTGGTTCGACGGGGCCAGCAACTACCCGCTGGGGTGGGAACTGATGCCCACCGAGAACACGGCCAGCATCAGCGCCGCCCTGCGGCGGGCCTGCATTCGCCTCGGCAAGGTGCCGCGTATCGCCTACCTCGACAACGGCAAGGCGTTCCGCGCCAAGCACTTCAAGGGCTGCGCCGACTTCCGGCAGGCCGGGATCGTGGGCCTGTACGAAGACCTGGGCGTGCAGGTGATTCACGCATGGGCCTACCACGGCCAGTCCAAGCCCATCGAACGATTCTTCGGCACCTTCCACGAACTGGAAAACTGGGTGCCCTCGTACACGGGCCGCAGCATCGACACCAAGCCCGCCCGCATGCACCGGGGCGAGGCGATGCACCGCAAGCTGTACGACGCCCTCGGCGGACGCCCGCTGACGGTGCAGGAAACCCACGCGGCCATCGCCCATTTCTTCGACGCCTACGTGCTGCGTCCGCAGCGCGGGCACCTTGCCGGGCGCACCCCGCACGAAATTTTCAGCGCCGGGCGCGGGCCGGGCCTGACCGCCGACGACCTGAACCGGCTGAACTTGTGGATGCTCTCGCGCGAGGTGCGGGAAATCGACCGGGGCGGCACGGTGCGCCTGCTTGGTCGCCGCTACTACGCGCCGGAACTGTACGGTAAGAAACACGCGGTCGTGGTGCGCTACGACGACCAGCGCCCGCAGAGCGTGCTGGTGTACGCCACCGACGGGCGTTTCCTTGCCGAGGCGCAGGAGATGCAGACCCTGCATCCCGCCGCCTACTACCTGGGCGAAGGCGAACACCGCGACCAGCTTGCCGACGCCCTCGCCATCCGGCGTGAGCAGGAGAAGCTGGCCGGGGCCAGTTCGCGGGCGCTGCTGGATGCGGTGGTCATCCCCGAACACCGGCAGCGCATGGCGCAACTGGCCAGCGACAACCCGGCGGCGCTGCCCGAAGGCGAACGTGCCCTGCCGGTGCCTGCCCGCCGCGAACTGCCCATCCCCACTGTTACCGACGACGAGCGCCGCGCCCACGACGCCATGCTGGCCGAACACCGCGCCCGCATGGCGGCCCGCCCGGCCTACGAGGCCCCGTCGTTCTTCGCCTCGCAGCTCGACCGCTACGAGTTCCTTTTCCAGATTTCCGAGGTTCAGGGCCTGCCCCTGACCGAGGCCGACGCCACCTTCAAGGCCGAGTACGAGCAATCGGACGAATACCTAGAGGTGGCCCTGCCCCGCTACGAACAGCAACGCCGCCTGATTGCGCGCATGGCGGCCATGGAGGCTCGCGCATCATGAAAAAGGGCATCTTCATCGAAACGGACAACGTGGCCCGCCTGCGCCGGGCCTTGCGGCAGGCGGAAGACGCCGAGCGCGGCCGCCCCGGCATGGTGGCGGTGTGGGGCGAGGCGGGCGTGGGCAAGACCATTGCCGCGCACAGCATGTACGCCCAGCACGGCGGGGCCTTTCTGCGAGTGCTGGAGGGCATGACCCAGCACGCCTTCCTACAGGAACTGTGCTGGGAACTGGTGGAGGCGCGGCCCCACGGCGCGCACCGCTGCCGCGCCGAAATCCTGCGCGCCCTCGATGCCGAACCCGTGACCATCTACGTGGACGAGGCCGACCGGCTGGATCTGCGCCGCCTTGAAGACCTGCGCGACATCCACGACATGTCCGGCTGCCCGGTGGTGCTCATTGGCGAGCAGCACCTGCCCGGCAAGCTGTCGCAGCGCAGCCGCATCGACGACCGCATTCCCGACGAATACCGGGTGGCCTTCACCGGCATCAGCACGCAGGACGTGGCCCTGTACGCCATGGAAGGGGCCGACCTTGCCCTGACCACCGACGCCGCCGCGCTCATCCACAAGCAGGCCAGGGGCAACTTCCGCCGGGTTCACAACCTGCTGCTGTCGGTGGAATCCGCCGCCCGCGCGAAGAATACCGGCACGGTGGATGCGGCCCTCGTCAAGGCGGCGCTGCCCGCCGGGCGGAGGCAGGCATGAGCAATGACGCCACGGATACCCTGCGCGCCGCGCTGCGGTCCTTCTGCCCCAAGGGCAGCGAGGTGGTGACCGCGCCCCAGCTTGCCGCCGTCCTTGGCCTGACCACCGAAAGCCAGAAGCAGGTGCTGCGGCGCAGGCTGCGCGAGATGGTGCGGCGCGGCGAACTGCGCAAGGCGGGGTGGGGC
It contains:
- a CDS encoding ATP-binding protein, coding for MSTRTARVFLTHHSTDIATPRLSAARSVLRLPCALILVAACAFLLVAWRTPGHAAPQRALLISSYHPAFPTFFQQIDGIRSELDPASVALDVEFMDSKRFNDPANLTHSLDHLRYKLSRVAPYDVIITSDDNALNLALEHRDALFPATPVVFCGVNNVALAQSLNGNAAFTGVIEAVSMQETLDLIRQLRPGGTIHAISDTTLSGQADVLTFRELAARNAPAPSKELSLEDLTWDELAHRMAALPPGDAILLLSAYEDAAGTPKQFEESLAFILRHAGAPVFHLWEHGLGKGLAGGKVISHFEQGRMAAQLALRILDGTPPGDIPVVEGDAANRYIFDHNVLAHFGIAESQLPPDSRMLNAPSSPWVVYRRELRVAAASLVVILALTIFLFFHVIRLRQARTDIRHSEERYRILFDQSPVGIAHFDGEGRIIDLNAKFQEIVGAPRHKVLGLDMLHDLRDPDMLRAVRTAFEGGIGLYEGNYTSVTGSKTTLVSCIVKCIFAPDGGHLYGLIIAEDITERRRAEDTLREREMFLLETQRIARVGGWKAGTRSDTLVWTDEINRILEVPPDYKPGLAEGIWFFAPEYRPKVWEMLQTVARDGTPVDLECEVITSRGTRKWTHLRAVGRVEERGEQLILGTFQDITARKTAEIELLNAKLRAEAASKAKSEFLANMSHEIRTPLNGILGMLQLMHTTRLDTEQKDYADIAIQSGRRLARLLSDMLDLSRIESGKLEIRHVPFQLAASVQQVVELFLPISLQTGIQLDVRMDPSIPETLRGDIVRVQQVLTNLLGNSFKFTRSGGITLATHRLPPLAGPTCRVLFTISDTGCGIPEDKLGELFEPFTQVSNGMRRSHQGAGLGLSICKRLAHLMGGEITIESEEGAGTTACVSLPFTVVSDHGEEKDVPGTPDAPAEPGTPEASDAPEASGAPDASGTPDWSNATCATGTPDMAPGIVPDTPPPCRILLVEDDPVTQMAVRRMLEKAGHTVTVAGDGHAGLHALASGSFDMVLMDIQMPAMDGMEAVHRIRKGEAGPDRAGIPVVALTAYAMEGDRERFLNAGMNAYIAKPADMATLNAAIGCWCGQGLATRQG
- a CDS encoding ethanolamine ammonia-lyase subunit EutC, whose translation is MLTPFDMAGVRAALEQGGVQCLELHSAATDTAEFLARPDKGRQLSDDSREALREAADATTSGAKGAKGAKGADICVVISSGLSARAVHENAAPFALRFLEQARSSGYTTTPVALVDHGRVAVADEVAHLLGARLVVMLIGERPGLSSPNSLGVYLTHSPAPGCTDEARNCISNVRPGGLAMEEGVRKLCYLVQGAFAAGLTGVNLKDDMPGDYLPFAPAQALTDLTDLTD
- a CDS encoding IS3 family transposase, with amino-acid sequence MVSGKRRSGQAQLQRDAELLPLIESLKMEHPFWGYRRVWATLRYKNGLIINVKRVARLMRLHGLGVKRAALRAKRTPSGSKPRPVRPCQWWGIDMTKVMTEGGWVYIVLVVDWFSKKIVGHHADYRSRSHEWLRALDTAIQTHFPGGVRGHGLSLMSDNGCQPTGTAFMRDCATLGITQAFTSYNNPKGNADTERTMRTIKEELFWLHEWRSLEHLDRALSDWIENFNTTYLHSALGWKTPQGVHQQANKTWRNSPLKAA
- a CDS encoding transposase; this encodes MKRRVWDSKSKARIVLEGLQGRSVASICSEYQITQGMYYRWRDTLLANAALAFEVGATNRREERLATENQKLKQAVGELTLELKKNDW
- a CDS encoding Fic family protein translates to MSQQYQPPFSITPAIVTLVGRISEAVGRLTILREQAASLRLRRINRIRTIRGSLAIEGNQLSEAQITAILDGKRVIAPPREVQEVRNALAAYERFDDWNPVVEKDLLEAHGILMSGLIDEAGSYRRGGVGVLEGSHVIHLAPPADRLPVLMGDLFHWLATSDAHPLVASSVFHYEFEFIHPFADGNGRMGRLWQSLILARWNGLFADLPVENLIFAHQSEYYEVLQESTRQTDSAPFIEFMLSMIFDAVIASVAPDAPQVAPQVTPQVGQLLQAIHGEMPREALQDALGLQDRKSFRERYLKPALANGFIEMTVPEKPNSRLQRYRLTDKGHQWLQLRREG
- a CDS encoding LexA family transcriptional regulator produces the protein MQTAKSFEAIFERLMKAAGVRNDSELARALGITPQSVNGARKRGEVPPAWVQSYAERTGTSSDWLFFGRGPMRVEEQAQAAPAGKSAFGPETVTCADCELVMVPMVEARLSAGNGSFEVGADVERRYAFRTDFLLRKGSPSSMVLMRVDGDSMEPYVLNGDVVLVDQSQRDPRPGKVYAVGVEELVYLKVVNASPGKLVLTSYNASYAPLEIDARGDLADGVRIIGRAVWVGRELG
- a CDS encoding Mu transposase C-terminal domain-containing protein, whose product is MKTFKDAYTAGELAAALGVTDRAVQMRARREGWQARRRPGRGGGNEWLVVSMPEGTALAVRMAEERTAVAAAASDHPAITSAPSTTSPGAPTPLDPKRRALALARLDLVRLYLDWLRRHGKSVQSRADFLAAYDGGAWPQLLATVGPVSWKTLERWKVQQRRAGDLMAIADKRGLAHRGKSLLTERHRQIILGKALHINNPAISYVCNQVTGLCKAEGLHVPSDATIRRFLNQYMGDCYAEWTFIREGKKAWNDKAAIWFERNWGLVEVGDILIADGHTLNFETTNPDTGKPCRMTMVLWFDGASNYPLGWELMPTENTASISAALRRACIRLGKVPRIAYLDNGKAFRAKHFKGCADFRQAGIVGLYEDLGVQVIHAWAYHGQSKPIERFFGTFHELENWVPSYTGRSIDTKPARMHRGEAMHRKLYDALGGRPLTVQETHAAIAHFFDAYVLRPQRGHLAGRTPHEIFSAGRGPGLTADDLNRLNLWMLSREVREIDRGGTVRLLGRRYYAPELYGKKHAVVVRYDDQRPQSVLVYATDGRFLAEAQEMQTLHPAAYYLGEGEHRDQLADALAIRREQEKLAGASSRALLDAVVIPEHRQRMAQLASDNPAALPEGERALPVPARRELPIPTVTDDERRAHDAMLAEHRARMAARPAYEAPSFFASQLDRYEFLFQISEVQGLPLTEADATFKAEYEQSDEYLEVALPRYEQQRRLIARMAAMEARAS
- a CDS encoding AAA family ATPase produces the protein MKKGIFIETDNVARLRRALRQAEDAERGRPGMVAVWGEAGVGKTIAAHSMYAQHGGAFLRVLEGMTQHAFLQELCWELVEARPHGAHRCRAEILRALDAEPVTIYVDEADRLDLRRLEDLRDIHDMSGCPVVLIGEQHLPGKLSQRSRIDDRIPDEYRVAFTGISTQDVALYAMEGADLALTTDAAALIHKQARGNFRRVHNLLLSVESAARAKNTGTVDAALVKAALPAGRRQA